GGTTGGGGTGCTTCGATTGCAACCGGCTGCTGCTCTGCTCTCTTCTTCTCTTCTCTTCTCTCCTCTTCTCTTCTCTTCTCTAGGCTACGCATATGCGTAGCAACTTGCTCCACACGCTGCGCTGGGCCGCGGTAGTCTGTGCTACGGACGCGCTTCCGCCTATTGCATTGGCGGCAAAGGACTTGCAGGTTGTCAGGTTCTGGGTTGCCACCCTGACTGACCGGCACGATGTGGTCAAGTTCGAGGTGCTGTGCGGTACCGCAGGCAGTGCATTTGTGCCCATCCCGCGCCATCACCAGCGCACGAATGCGCTGCGGTACGCTGCGCCGACCCCACTTTTGCGCTGCCGTTGCGCTGACCTGCGTCTCAGCCACCAGCAGCCCAGCAGCCACCAACGCCTCCAAATCCACGGCCTGGCGGGCATTGATCCGCTGGCCGACCC
The DNA window shown above is from Candidatus Sericytochromatia bacterium and carries:
- a CDS encoding HNH endonuclease, which codes for MLVVKNWSEFQHYKDRNPIWIKLHRAILDDYTFASLPDHAKAHLVGIWCLAAGNDGKIPNDPAWVGQRINARQAVDLEALVAAGLLVAETQVSATAAQKWGRRSVPQRIRALVMARDGHKCTACGTAQHLELDHIVPVSQGGNPEPDNLQVLCRQCNRRKRVRSTDYRGPAQRVEQVATHMRSLEKRREEERREEKKRAEQQPVAIEAPQP